A part of Gambusia affinis linkage group LG21, SWU_Gaff_1.0, whole genome shotgun sequence genomic DNA contains:
- the LOC122824092 gene encoding myeloid cell surface antigen CD33-like: MEGCSSEMAAFSQNMLTVSVLLSVFLLSGVQAGCIYKIPNLSITAPKKIEALSGSCLLIPCSFRKIPEKSEETFDNKREIFGVWIKRDSAFGTYPENVIYNSSRSQNKYAVNISGNLREKNCTSVFSNVNSNQTDKYFFRIENGPFRATAICDPVHITVRDSAWSPSIEISGEMKEKNSVTVTCSALTPCPQSPPELTWNLQPNLHRQMERNTDGTFTTTIQQDISLSEIHDGYNIFCSARYPVDGGEHKTANTNVTLSVFYAPKETSAARWVELNCSSRVNPPISCWVENSTYKARIVTKGDVRLTVYGGEVDCCEDCSMFSKDKNKKLLIPLITVTIVAVLVFLVLWFLKSRRTAVQHNQTEAPEEPGALASLDGVLQPPSNEMREELHYEDVNFRKKPTCASESTSRDQQETLYAQVKVSEPKKGPTQTADSSDPLYSTVQKPG; the protein is encoded by the exons ATGGAGGGATGTAGCAGTGAGATGGCAGCCTTCTCCCAGAATATGCTGACAGTCAGTGTGTTACTGAGTGTCTTCTTACTGTCAG GAGTTCAGGCTGGATGTATATATAAGATCCCAAACCTCAGCATTACTGCACCAAAGAAGATAGAAGCTCTGAGTGGATCCTGTTTGTTAATCCCATGTAGCTTTAGAAAAATACCAGAGAAATCAGAAGAAACGTTTGACAACAAGAGAGAAATATTTGGAGTTTGGATTAAAAGAGATTCAGCATTTGGAACCTATccagaaaatgtgatttacaacAGCAGTCGGTCTCAAAACAAATATGCAGTGAACATTTCTGGAAACCTGAGAGAGAAGAACTGCACCAGTGTGTTTTCTAATGTAAACTCAAATCAAACAGACAAATACTTCTTCAGGATTGAGAACGGGCCGTTCAGAGCAACAGCCATCTGTGATCCTGTTCATATAACAGTTAGAG ATTCTGCTTGGAGCCCCAGTATTGAAATCTCAGGTGAAATGAAGGAGAAGAACTCTGTCACCGTAACGTGCTCAGCTCTCACTCCCTGTCCACAATCACCTCCTGAACTCACCTGGAACCTCCAACCAAACCTTCACAGACAGATGGAGAGGAACACAGATGGAACGTTTACAACTACAATCCAGCAGGACATCAGTCTGTCAGAGATCCACGATGGATACAACATCTTCTGCTCTGCCAGATATCCTGTGGATGGAGGAGAACACAAGACAGCAAATACAAATGTGACTCTCAGTGTTTTCT ATGCTCCCAAAGAAACTTCAGCAGCTAGATGGGTGGAGCTGAACTGCTCCAGCAGAGTCAATCCTCCCATCAGCTGCTGGGTTGAAAACAGCACATATAAAGCCAGGATAGTAACTAAAGGAGACGTCAGATTAACAGTCTATGGGGGAGAAGTCGATTGCTGTGAGGACTGTTCTATGTTCTCTAAAG ataaaaacaagaaactgctGATTCCCCTCATTACAGTGACCATTGTGGCTGTGCTCGTCTTCCTGGTTCTATG gTTTTTGAAGTCCAGACGAACTGCTGTACAACACAATCAG ACCGAAGCACCTGAGGAGCCTGGTGCTCTTGCATCTTTAGATGGTGTTCTTCAACCACCATCTAATGAAATGCGAGAAGAACTTCACTATGAGGATGTGAACTTCAGAAAGAAACCTACCTGTGCGTCAGAGAGTACCAGTAGAGACCAGCAGGAGACGCTGTACGCTCAGGTCAAAGTGTCTGAGCCAAAGAAAGGACCAACTCAGACTGCTGACAGCTCAGATCCTCTCTACTCTACGGTACAGAAACCTGGTTGA